From Candidatus Nitricoxidivorans perseverans, the proteins below share one genomic window:
- the zapD gene encoding cell division protein ZapD — protein MITYEYPLNERIRTLLRLEDLFDKIAHFIDAGDPEDHHVALVTLFEILEVAGRADLKFDLVQELERQRQILLSFRNNPDISEEALSGALYEIEQASASLLAMQGKIGQYLRENDWLMSIRNRAGIPGGVCEFDLPSYHFWLNRDAALRRRDLAGWISPMLPIHQSIVIILRLLRASGRPEAQLASHGAFQLMLAGRTAQLIRLRVRRADAFIPEISANKYALNVRFTTPETDLRPKQAETDVAFELTFCNL, from the coding sequence GTGATCACTTACGAATATCCTCTGAACGAGCGCATTCGAACGCTGCTGCGTCTCGAGGATCTGTTCGACAAGATCGCCCATTTCATCGATGCCGGAGATCCGGAAGATCACCATGTCGCGCTGGTGACGCTGTTCGAGATACTCGAAGTCGCCGGCCGCGCCGACCTCAAGTTCGACCTCGTTCAGGAACTGGAGCGCCAGCGCCAGATACTCCTCTCCTTCCGCAACAACCCGGACATCTCCGAGGAGGCCCTCTCGGGCGCCCTCTACGAAATCGAGCAGGCCTCGGCGTCGCTGCTGGCCATGCAGGGCAAGATCGGACAATACCTGCGCGAAAACGACTGGCTGATGAGCATTCGCAACCGCGCCGGCATTCCCGGCGGCGTCTGCGAGTTCGACCTGCCTTCCTACCACTTTTGGCTGAATCGGGATGCGGCCCTGCGTCGGCGGGACCTGGCCGGATGGATATCGCCGATGCTGCCGATCCATCAGAGCATCGTCATCATCCTGCGGTTGCTGCGCGCATCGGGCCGCCCCGAGGCGCAACTGGCATCGCATGGCGCCTTCCAGCTGATGCTGGCCGGCCGCACGGCCCAGCTGATCCGCCTGCGCGTGCGCCGCGCCGACGCGTTCATCCCGGAAATCAGCGCCAACAAATACGCCCTCAACGTCCGCTTCACCACCCCGGAAACCGACCTGCGCCCGAAGCAGGCCGAAACGGACGTCGCCTTCGAGCTGACCTTCTGCAACCTCTAG
- the ccmI gene encoding c-type cytochrome biogenesis protein CcmI, with protein sequence MTAFLIGAALLAAIALGLLLWPLRRANTAATAAMSSRQQLNAAIYRGQMAELDADRADGDLDEADWRQARQELQRRLLDDGADAPASAAGEPAATGTTKGLATALATVIPAVAATLYFMLGNPAALDPQPHARMPSVEEIERMVAARLEKEPDDPQALWFAGTIAFEREDYAGAIRFWERLLKHVPPDSEDAQSIARSIEEARAGANAARRPKP encoded by the coding sequence ATGACCGCGTTCCTGATCGGTGCGGCGCTGCTCGCCGCGATCGCCCTCGGCCTGCTGCTGTGGCCGCTGCGGCGCGCGAACACCGCCGCCACCGCGGCCATGTCGTCGCGCCAGCAACTGAACGCCGCCATCTACCGCGGCCAGATGGCCGAGCTGGACGCCGACCGGGCGGACGGCGATCTCGACGAGGCCGACTGGCGGCAGGCGCGCCAGGAATTGCAGCGCCGCCTCCTCGACGATGGGGCCGATGCGCCCGCATCCGCAGCCGGCGAACCGGCGGCGACGGGAACCACGAAGGGCCTCGCCACCGCGCTGGCCACCGTGATCCCCGCCGTTGCGGCCACCCTTTATTTCATGCTCGGCAACCCGGCGGCGCTGGATCCGCAGCCGCATGCCCGGATGCCTTCCGTGGAAGAAATCGAGAGGATGGTCGCGGCGCGCCTCGAAAAGGAGCCTGACGACCCGCAGGCTCTGTGGTTTGCCGGGACGATCGCTTTCGAACGCGAGGATTACGCTGGCGCAATCCGATTCTGGGAGCGGCTCCTCAAACATGTCCCTCCGGACTCTGAGGATGCGCAATCCATCGCCCGCAGCATCGAGGAGGCGCGCGCCGGGGCAAACGCCGCCCGCCGCCCGAAACCCTGA
- a CDS encoding cytochrome c-type biogenesis protein CcmH, translating into MIRVLALLLALFISGIPLAKEAAPLAEDEAIEKRLTAIAEELRCLVCQNESLAGSRADLAQDLRREVRTLMKEGKTDAEVKDFLVSRYGDFVLYRPPVKPTTWLLWAGPFLLLAAGIATLIAYLRRRASRVTGVALSEEEAKRAEALLGDGR; encoded by the coding sequence ATGATCCGAGTCCTCGCCCTGCTGCTTGCCCTCTTCATCTCTGGCATCCCCCTCGCGAAGGAAGCCGCGCCGCTCGCCGAAGACGAGGCCATCGAAAAGCGCCTCACCGCCATCGCCGAGGAACTGCGTTGCCTGGTCTGCCAGAACGAATCCCTGGCCGGTTCGCGCGCCGACCTCGCCCAGGATCTGCGCCGCGAAGTGCGCACCCTCATGAAGGAAGGCAAGACCGACGCGGAGGTCAAGGATTTCCTGGTCAGCCGCTACGGCGATTTCGTCCTCTACCGTCCGCCCGTCAAGCCAACCACTTGGCTGCTCTGGGCCGGGCCCTTCCTGCTGCTGGCCGCCGGCATCGCAACGCTGATCGCCTACCTGCGGCGCAGGGCAAGTCGCGTGACCGGCGTCGCGCTTTCCGAAGAGGAAGCGAAGCGCGCCGAAGCGCTGCTGGGGGACGGCCGATGA
- a CDS encoding DsbE family thiol:disulfide interchange protein — MNRFLIPLGLFAVLVGFLAVGLNLNPREVPSPLVGKPAPMFDLPQLAAPDKRFSPADMKGKVWLFNVWASWCVSCRQEHPVLVAFAKSGAAPLVGLDYKDEREDGLRWLNRFGDPYLLSAYDRDGRVGIDYGVYGVPETYVIDKAGVIRYKQIGPVTPEVLEKKIVPLIRELNK, encoded by the coding sequence ATGAACCGTTTCTTGATCCCCCTGGGCCTGTTCGCCGTGCTGGTGGGCTTCCTGGCCGTGGGCCTCAACCTCAATCCACGCGAGGTGCCCTCGCCCCTGGTCGGCAAGCCGGCGCCGATGTTCGACCTGCCGCAGCTCGCGGCGCCGGACAAGCGATTTTCGCCGGCCGACATGAAGGGCAAGGTCTGGCTGTTCAACGTGTGGGCGTCCTGGTGCGTCTCCTGCCGGCAGGAGCATCCCGTGCTGGTCGCATTCGCCAAGTCCGGCGCCGCGCCGCTGGTCGGCCTCGACTACAAGGACGAGCGCGAGGACGGCCTGCGCTGGCTCAACCGCTTCGGCGATCCGTACCTGCTCTCGGCCTACGACCGTGACGGCCGCGTCGGCATCGACTACGGCGTCTACGGCGTGCCGGAAACCTACGTCATCGACAAGGCCGGCGTCATCCGCTACAAGCAGATCGGCCCGGTGACGCCGGAAGTGCTGGAGAAAAAGATCGTGCCGCTGATCCGGGAGCTGAACAAATGA
- a CDS encoding heme lyase CcmF/NrfE family subunit, with protein MIPELGHFALILALLFAAVQGAMPLLGAHVEKGGGNGAWIALARPAASASFLLVSVAFACLTWAFYVNDFSVEYVARHSNSMLPTLYRLAAVWGGHEGSLLLWVLMLVGWTFAVSRLSRSLEPVMVARVLGVLGLVTFGFLLFILFTSNPFDRLLPAAGDGRDLNPLLQDPGLVFHPPMLYMGYVGFSVAFAFAIAALLSGKLDAAWARWSRPWTTAAWIFLTLGIALGSWWAYYELGWGGWWFWDPVENASFMPWLVGTALIHSLAVTEKRGSFKNWTVLLAIGAFSLSLLGTFLVRSGVLTSVHAFATDPARGIFILAFLVIVIGSSLMLFAWRAPTVSLGGAFALVSRETLLLLNNVLLVVAAGAVLLGTLYPLFIDALGLGKLSVGAPYFNAVFVPIMVPVLFLMAAGPVARWKHASLGDIARRLWPAAVPAVVAGAALPLLAGAWTPLVAMGLLLAVWIAAASLLQIVDRARKGMPPPSFWGMQTAHLGVAAFVVGVTMVGGYQEEKDVRMAPGDTVSVGAHTFRFLGVREARGPNYIAAVGDVELIENGRVTKRLHPEKRNYPTSGMPMTEAAIDAGFTRDVYVSLGEPLEGESWAVRVYYKPFVDWIWGGCLLMALGGLIAAADRRYRLKVKS; from the coding sequence ATGATTCCCGAACTCGGCCATTTCGCCCTCATCCTCGCCCTGCTCTTCGCCGCCGTGCAGGGCGCCATGCCGCTCCTGGGCGCCCATGTCGAAAAAGGCGGGGGCAACGGCGCCTGGATCGCCCTGGCGCGCCCGGCGGCCTCGGCGTCCTTCCTGCTGGTGTCGGTGGCTTTCGCCTGCCTGACCTGGGCTTTTTACGTCAATGATTTTTCCGTCGAATACGTGGCGAGGCACTCCAACTCGATGCTGCCGACCCTCTATCGCCTCGCCGCGGTCTGGGGCGGCCACGAGGGCTCGCTGCTGCTCTGGGTGCTGATGCTGGTGGGCTGGACCTTCGCCGTCTCGCGGCTGTCGCGCTCGCTGGAGCCGGTGATGGTGGCCCGCGTGCTGGGCGTGCTGGGACTGGTGACCTTCGGCTTCCTGCTGTTCATCCTGTTCACGTCCAATCCCTTCGACCGCCTGCTGCCGGCGGCCGGGGACGGCCGCGACCTCAATCCGCTGCTGCAGGACCCCGGCCTCGTATTCCACCCGCCCATGCTCTACATGGGCTACGTCGGCTTCTCGGTCGCCTTCGCCTTCGCCATCGCCGCGCTGCTGTCGGGCAAGCTCGACGCCGCCTGGGCGCGCTGGTCGCGGCCCTGGACGACCGCCGCCTGGATATTCCTGACGCTGGGCATCGCGCTGGGCTCCTGGTGGGCCTACTACGAGCTGGGCTGGGGCGGCTGGTGGTTCTGGGACCCGGTCGAGAACGCCTCATTCATGCCCTGGCTGGTCGGCACGGCGCTGATCCACTCGCTGGCCGTCACCGAAAAGCGCGGCAGCTTCAAGAACTGGACGGTGCTCCTGGCCATCGGCGCATTCTCGCTCTCGCTCCTGGGCACCTTCCTGGTGCGATCCGGCGTGCTGACCTCCGTGCATGCATTCGCCACCGATCCGGCGCGCGGCATCTTCATCCTCGCCTTCCTGGTGATCGTGATCGGATCGAGCCTCATGCTCTTCGCCTGGCGCGCGCCAACGGTCAGCCTGGGCGGCGCCTTCGCGCTGGTTTCGCGCGAAACGCTCCTGCTGCTCAACAACGTGCTGCTCGTCGTAGCCGCAGGCGCCGTGCTGCTGGGCACGCTCTACCCGCTGTTCATCGACGCGCTGGGGCTGGGCAAGCTCTCCGTCGGCGCGCCCTACTTCAACGCCGTCTTCGTGCCCATCATGGTGCCGGTGCTGTTCCTGATGGCCGCCGGCCCCGTCGCCCGCTGGAAGCATGCGAGCCTCGGGGACATCGCGCGCCGCCTCTGGCCCGCCGCCGTCCCGGCGGTCGTCGCCGGCGCCGCGCTGCCGCTTCTGGCCGGCGCCTGGACGCCGCTCGTGGCGATGGGCCTGCTGCTGGCGGTCTGGATCGCTGCCGCGTCGCTGCTCCAGATCGTCGATCGCGCGAGGAAGGGCATGCCGCCGCCGAGCTTCTGGGGCATGCAGACCGCCCACCTGGGCGTGGCCGCCTTCGTCGTCGGCGTCACCATGGTCGGCGGCTACCAGGAAGAGAAGGACGTGCGCATGGCCCCCGGCGACACGGTGAGCGTCGGCGCCCACACCTTCCGCTTCCTCGGCGTGCGCGAGGCGCGGGGGCCCAACTACATCGCCGCCGTCGGCGACGTCGAGCTGATCGAGAACGGCCGCGTGACGAAGCGGCTGCATCCGGAAAAACGCAACTACCCCACGTCCGGCATGCCCATGACCGAGGCCGCCATCGACGCCGGCTTCACGCGCGACGTGTATGTTTCGCTGGGCGAGCCGCTCGAAGGCGAGTCGTGGGCCGTGCGGGTCTACTACAAGCCGTTCGTTGACTGGATCTGGGGCGGATGCCTGCTCATGGCCCTGGGCGGCCTGATCGCCGCCGCCGACCGCCGCTACCGCCTCAAGGTGAAATCATGA